The following DNA comes from Fusobacterium russii ATCC 25533.
CGAGCAAATGTCGGTATGTTTGAGCGAAGCGAGTTACCGAATTTGCAGCGAATGTCAATTTTTAAATGTTAAGAAATTTAGCCAGTAATGAACTATTTTTTACTTATATTTTCAATAGTTATGTTTGCAACAACTCTTTATTTTAATATTAATATCCTACTTTTTTAAAAATAGTTGCTTTTATAAGTAAGTAGAAAGATTATCGTAACTCGTTCTCTGTTACCATTTTTAAGAGCGGCTATGCAGGACTTTTAGAAATTTATGGATATTTGTGGGCTGCAACTGCTGTAGCCCTTTTTTAGTTTTTTAAAATATTTTTAACTTTTATATAAACTATTAAAATGCATTTTATTCAAAAAAAGAAAAATATAAATAAAAAATATATTTTATAAAAATTTTTTAATTGACAAATAATTGCAGTTATTTTATAATCGAATTATAAAAAATAATAAAAATAAATTTTTATATATAAATTAGAATTAAATATAAGAGGTCGTATATGGATAAGTTAAATATAAAAAAAAGAAGAGTTATGATGTATTTTATAGAGGCAACTCAAGAATTAATTTTAAATGAAGGGATTGAAAATTTATCAATAAAGAAAATAGCGGATAAAGCAGGCTATAATACAGCGACTATATATAATTATTTTAAAGATTTGGAAGAGTTAATTTTATATGCTTCTATAGATTATTTAAAAATTTATTTGAAAGATTTAAGAAACGAGATAAGCAGAGATATGAAGGCTATAGAGATATATAAGACAATATATGAGGTTTTTGTTAGGCATTCTTTTGAAAAAGCGGAAGTTTTTCATACACTATTTTTTGGTAAATATAGTTATAAATTAGGAAATATAATAAAGAAATATTATGAAATTTTTCCCGATGAAATTGAAGGGCAAATGGATATTACTAAGTCTGTTC
Coding sequences within:
- a CDS encoding TetR/AcrR family transcriptional regulator, whose product is MDKLNIKKRRVMMYFIEATQELILNEGIENLSIKKIADKAGYNTATIYNYFKDLEELILYASIDYLKIYLKDLRNEISRDMKAIEIYKTIYEVFVRHSFEKAEVFHTLFFGKYSYKLGNIIKKYYEIFPDEIEGQMDITKSVLIEANIHNRDIPVIKQMIREGSILEEEAPYIMEAIVRLHHSYLENIMQQREKINLEEHKNKFFKIFDFLLNRKNK